The genomic window CAACATCACTTTTAGATCTTAAACTACACACAGGAGCTGttccaagttgacatttttcctgttttggtttttatctGCATTTTCATATGTCTTCTTTGGGACAGCAAAAGTGTTCAGTCAATGTATTTAAGCACTTGTCTCAAAtggaaatatatattaaaaattatTTAGGGAAAAAAGAATATTGATTTGTCCATTCActtgagaaaaacaaattcactcCATTTTCTGTATAAACAAGACGCTTCAAAGTCCTTGTACTTTCCATCTGAACATTCAAGACCTGAGGTGCTTACTGAAAGCTGGCAAATCACTTACAATGCCAACTATCTGATTTATTATCAGAACATTAGTATTGCCTGCATTCATTCTCAATTACATGGATTACCTGAACCTCTGTTCCTCCACTGTTTATGCCTCTTCTGGTTTTTCTGCATGTGTCCATCTATGCCAAATCCTTCATCCTGCCCTTTGTTTGCCATCTTCACATCTATGAGACAAGAAATAGTTAAATCACACTCCAGATAATGACACAACTAAAGCATTCATTGTTGAATAAAGGTGGAGAGCACCTGAATATTTGAAAGGATGCATTCTTGTGGTTTCCATGTCACCCATCATCTCTTTACAAGCACACAGCTCCTGTAACACCGTACACTGAATGCCACAATCCACTAAATGTCCCTTTGATGGAGACACTTCAGTCATAACCTGTTTAGCCCCTGGTACACACAAATGCTCATTTCTCAGATGACTGAGTTTGCTCCCACTTGCAAATTCCACCTCAATGTCTATTATGTTTTGTACAATCAGTTGATCTGCAGAAGAGATTGCCTCTGTTAATGTAGGGCTCAAGAGTAGAATTGCCTCCTGTTCAGGAGGACAGGGGGTTTTCTCCTTTTGCTCATTTACAATAAGACGTTCCTGGTTTGGGCTTTGATTAGCCTCAGGTTCAGAAGACCCATTTTCATCCACATCATTGGCAATGGGGGGAGATTTAATTTTGATCTGCAGGCCTTTGATGGACATCGGTGGAACATTTTCTGGAGACATGCCCTGGCCTTGTGTTGGTCCTCTCCTTTCAGAAGTAAACATTTCATAATCCATTTCTGGCACCTTTGTTGGACATGGCATTTGAGCTGTGGTTCTGAGAGTTAGACAGCTGTCTGACAGTGGAACAGAGTCAGCAGAGGGAATCCTGCAATGCTGTTTCATCTTACCATCTTTGACAATGAGGTTGTCACTTTCTGTTGACTGTTCACAATTTTCAGCTTCCTCTGCCATCTCAACAATTACCTCAGGTCCAAGCATCCCATTCTGCAGTAGCCACTCCTTGGAGGGGATAAAGGGGGGAAGAGACTCCACAGACCAAACAgactcattcatttttttccttatCTGGCAGCTATTTAAAGGCATTTGATTGTGAATGACTTCTGGAGTGTCTTCCTCTAGATTTGTCTCATTGCCATCTTCTTGCTCATCTGAGATCTTGTaggatttgttttgtgaatGCAACAGTTCATCTCGGCAGGGTAAGCAAGGCCTTAAAGTACCATCCAGTTCCATAAGCTCATTGTCTCCTCTGGCATCTGAGAAAGCTAAAGGTAGTTTGAGGATCTTGAAAAAGGTTTCACTGGCCTTTGAACTCAACACACCCACAGCATCATTAGCATGAGTCATCACTGGAGCATTGTGAGTCACAGTTGGGCTCTGGTAAAGATGCATTTCATGCTCCAATTCAGTTTGGGATAATACCTTGTGGTTGTAATAAGGCAGCACCTTGTCTGCCATTTTTATCACTTTTGATTGTGGTGTCCCACCTCCCCAACTCATCAGAATGTCAGGAATAGAGACACGTCTCTCTTTGGCAACTTCATTCTCTTCTTGAGAAGAGCTACAGATAGGGATTATACTATCTGGAGAACTCACTGACCACATATTACAGTGACCACCTCTGCAAGGGGGAACATTCTCCTGATTAATGGCATCTGTACagcttttttgtgtttctcGAGTTGCTCTGATATGTGAATGGACAGTGTTCGCAGGATGTGGGACGTTGATTCCACGTTTCACTGCGATACTGGCCTTACTAATCTGGAAGTCTTCTGCATTACTGCTAGGTAAGGTGTGATTCTCAACACTGGCAGAGCCTCTTTTTAGGGGACTGGAGCTTGAAGATGGAGAGTTTGAGGCTGTTCCATTACCAGAATCTGAGCTGGCAAGTAAGCTTCCCCCACCATAACCACCCGCATCTCTGTGTAAGGGCTCTGTTTGGACCTCAGAGTTCATAGTTTCTCTGTGCTGTACTATATGTGGGGGGCGAACTCTGCAGGTCTGGTTTGGGTTGTAGAAGGGAGCACTGGGAGCATGGACCTGGGGGTGGAGCAACCGCCTGTAGTCAACTGCTTGGATATGAGGCTGGGGAAAAAGATAGGCTGAAGGATCCATGTAGGGGGGAGGAGGAAATGGGGGCATGACCATACCATAGCCTGAGAGGTAGACAAAAATTGTGGGTAAGTAAATTacatgtttcttcatgtttcaaATTACTGGCAATGTCATAATGATTCACAATATCAAtacaaacattaataaagactttgctgaaaaaaaatctgcagatgaaaatgttAGCATTCACTTAATAATGCAACAAATTGACaaaattaagaataaaaaaaaccttaccCATGCCTGGGAAGCCAGTAAATGGGTTATATGAGAAGGGCATGGGCCACTGGTAGTGAAGGAAAGGGGGTGGAGGTGGCGCATGAACGTAGAAGACAGGACGTGCAGAGACATTGGTGTGCAGTCCTGGATCCTGTGGCCCACAGTTTGGTACAGCACTGTTAGCACCAGGGTGCAGGTTCCCTCCATTTGGTCCTGGGAGAGTCATATTTAACCTGTACAAGGTGGTTGAGGGAGATGGTCTCTTAGTCAGTTGTACATCCATAGCAGGgggcacaaaacacacattcaacatgAGCTAAAAGGAGTACAATGCACTTGAGACATTCTAACTGCAGAATGTAAGCTGTTCTGAAAAGATTTCCCCTCTAATGGTTTATCAAAGTGGtggataataatacattttatttgtatagtgctttaaaaaaataatactcaaggcacttaacatgGTTAAAATAGTGGCAGTAAAAACAATAAGGTATTATAGCAGTTAAAAGaccaatattttacataaaaaagaattacatacataaataaaattaacCACAGATTAAGAGCAAATTTGGTGAGTTCTTGGTCCATTTTGAAGGTGGTGAGTGAGGGAGCATATGATGCAATCCATAGATGTGAGTATTTGTGCAAAAGGACAAATACCACAAAAGAActatgtcaaaataaaatacattgttCATGTCAATGGTAATAAACGAATATGTCAGCCAGTGAATCACTGATGCTCAGTTGAGTAGTTTTAAATGAACAATGGAATTCTACAGCAGAGAGGAATACAGTAtctgactgaaaataaaatattgtgattcctctgctttaaaaaaaaaccccaaagaGCTTAACAACAAATATTGATAAAATTCACCACACTGGTAATAAAAGCTGCTCATTaatcaggaggaaaaaaacatacttCAGCCTCTACAGATCTCTTCACAGACATATGGCAGGAATGGTAAATTGAatgaatttatatagcacttctcCAGTCCACCACTCAAAgtacaggacacacacaaaattatTACACAGCTGCCGAAAAACATGAATATTGCTATGAACAATGGACATATTCCATTTAAGTTTCCCACTTTTTACCttattcatgtgttttcccAGCTTTGAAAAGTCATATTCCACATAAGATTTGGTTATAGGACTCAGGATATTTCTGGATTTTAACTAAGATAACATTTCATCTGTTCATTCTTGAATGAACTTGATAAGGATCATAATGGTTACATACAATATTCTTATTCAGTACAAGTCATTATtgcaagtttttgttttttatccaaAGTCAAACCTTTAGTACTTTAGTATCCAGAAATATTACAGTTTATATATgtcaatatttaatttaaaagtctGCAGATGCATTTTTCATGTCTTCTGTAGAGAAGTAGAGTAACTTTACCTTGTTTAGAACTTGGATGTGAAAAGCACAAAGCAAACAGTAAAGTGATTAAAATGGACAACAGACACACCAGAATTTAAGTAGCTGCTAATCAGACAAGCATGTGCAGCATCAGTGGATTTGATCACAATCAGCAACAGAGAGGCCTTCTGCAGGACTGAATGTGTGCCATTAGAACACTAGATGGAGCCAAAGTCAAATCGTACATCAAGCATACATTCCAGTTTTCTATCAGATATTTGttatatctatatttttttagggttagggttagggcaccataaaaatatgcttttaatttaaaatgggAACAGTGTTGCAAGTGTTTATGTTGTGACATTCATATATATAAGTGAATTGGCCGGATGTGGCTGAGAGGTTAGAACGGTCATCCTCTAACaagaaggttggcagttcaatACAAGTTTTTGTCATCAGATCCTGTGGTTGTGGCTCACCGGCTGGGCCTGCCTTTCCAGCTGCAAGTAGATGCAAGTGATGTTGGGGATGGGACCTacttctttgcttttgtttttttagcagtTGGGAATGACTGATTGGAGTGATGCTGGACTCCTGAGCTGGTTTGAATGCTTCATTCCAGAGTCCTGCACCAGGTCAGGGACCCATTGGTATCTCGCATTAAGAAAGTTTTCTGCCTCTGGATGAGGTGGCATCGTTCCTTTGAATTCATTTGTTGTGATTGTACAAAATGATGAGATAACTAAAGTTAGCTGATCATGGTTGATCTGAGAGAAGCTGCCCCTGAGGTTTCCGCGCTTAGAGATACATCAGCATCAATGGAGGACAGGTGATGGTGaattttgtttcaaataattacAATTTCATCAGTAAAGAAGCACATAAAGTCATTTTGCTTTTAACGGTTGGAGGAACACTGGGTTCAATAGAGCTGTGGCTATCGGCCAGGCTATAGTGCTGGGGAGAATCctaaggttgttttttttccctctattAATCTGGAAAGTAGGAGTAGGAAGACCATTTTACATATTTGAGGGCTATCTTTCCAGGCTGGGCTGGAGCAGCACCTTCTTTTTAGTGTTTGTGATGCTTGTTTTAATTCTTGTTAGAATTATACCGAGGAGCTAATTTCCTACGTTTTACTAGCTTCATTTTTCTGATCCAACTTGTGTAAATGTTCATTACAACTCATAAGGTTGTTGAGAAGTGTGTGTGGCCACCACATGCCTGCATGCAATCCCAACAATGTCTgggcatgctcctgatgagACAGCAGATGATGTCCTGGGGGATCTCCTCCTTgacctggatcagggcatcagcAAGTTCCTGGATAGTCTGTGGTGCTACTTGACGGCAACAGATACATGATGCGTAATGTCCCAGatggtccccagctccaccaGTGCATCTAAAGTGATTTATGAGTGACTTATCAACACTTAATAATAcattcaacaacaaaacaacaaaatgcaaCAATATCAAGCCTGTAACAATAACTTAATAACTATCAATTACAATGAATATCACATATAAATTGTCTAGTTAGCGTTACAGTCAAAGAAGACTGCaatcaaatacatttagaaaaatatgtttatcaTAGATATCCCATGAATGAGAACATGTATGGTAGTATAGTAAGATAATAGAGGAAACCCTGACGTATGAGTTgaagaaataaacatatttattttaaatatataagtaAAAAAAGCAACAAGCCAATGCAAAGAATGTAGGATGAATACAAATCAGATGAAAGGGCAAACAAACCTACAGTTGACATTTGTAAACGGGCCTAAATAGCCAGGCAAATGTAATCCAAAACAGTGCTATGTACCTTTCAGGGGCTACACTTGGTCCCATTGAAGTTGTCTCTTAGAATAAATGCAGTATATCAGCTTTAGTAGTGATCTAGTATTGAGGTCTTTCAATACTGGTCCAGTAAGTCTGTTAGTAGTTTGACTATACTGCGGTATCTTGATACTGATCTATTATACTGGTCTCTCAGTACTGATCCAGATTAGCAGTCAACGAGACTgctgattatttaaaaatgttgaacagTCAAACAGGCcacaataacaatattaattatGAAGTTGAATTTACACCCAGATATTTACTGATTGTTTCACATCTATACAGTTGTGTACATGGTACATTATCTACAACTATGTCCTGATCTCTTGTTATACTGTGTCCCCTGTTGATATAAAGATAACCCTAAGTCTAACCCCTTCCCATTAAGCCTGTAAAATAATGGAAAATATTTAATTACCTAACCCAATATACAACagctaatataataatataatatataataagtgATTTAAATAGGAATAGTTTGCATTGTGATACAGTACACCAAACtcatcaatattttatttaaatttcttcTGTGCGTTGGTTATTTGtacatgaaatattttttagatTAGGTAGTAGGTTTGACCTCACACGTTTTACTGACACAATTACCAGCATGTTAaaccaagttgtttttttttggccCTGTAAGTGAGGAACcagttttgttttagtttcttcCAGAAGCTGTGTCTGGATGACTGTTTTTTCCAAGGCCACCTGAGGCTGACCAGTGGCCGGTTTGATCGACCTCTAGGAAGGTGCCAGGGCCCAAGTCATATGAGGTTAATTCTCAGCTTTCACACACTTAACTcaagttcaattcaattcaattttatttgtatagctccaaatcacaacatacattatctcaaggcactttacatagaaggtcaagacttACAATATAACGGCATGTCCTGTTGAATGTGTCTGAGACAGAGCTCTCCCTGTCTGACCAGAGGTGTGTCTATCACTCACAGCAGACAAGCTGCCCTGGGCTGACTTCATGTGTgtataaacacaaaactctttCCGGCATGTGCTTAAGAACATAATCGCTGTGAAACACTCAGAAATtatggtttgtgtttttgtttcattgctTTGTGTTCGCTATGGGAGCTCCCTGTCTTCATTCAGACTATAGGTCTGTTGATCACTACTACACTTTCCTAATTTTACACTAAAGCCTCAAATAGAAATTGTGTTCAGCTGATTTCAGATGACATAGCAGCACAATATCACTGTGTTATGAACAATCCACTAGTAAAccaaaaaagaagaggaagaatggctccaacacattttctctttagCTTCATATCACATTGTGTTCCATGTATAATCAGCTCAGTACAGTTTGCAGAACTTAATGTTAAGtgttcccacactagttgactTCTTTCCTGTTTCATTAGCTGGGTTTGTCTCCACCattttgttaatgtttagtCCAGAGAAGAGATGGCATCGTCACATGACCTACACAAGGCACATGATTGGCTGGTTTACTGCCCCCTTCTCAAGAGACGCTGCCGGCGTGTGCCATAACAGAGAGTCAATTACTAAATTAGTCGCCAACTATGTTTGTTATTGATTAAATCAAATAGTATTTGCAGCCCTTGCAGAAACACTAAGTTCTGTTCCTCTATAGCGGTTCTCCAGTACCTGGAACACTGGCTTCTATTACTTTCAAGACATGACATGGTTTCTCATTAATGCCACAGTACTGGGACAGGACAGTAGGCTCTCAATACTGATTCATTATAGTACTGATATACAATCTAATATGttgcatgaataaataatactCAAAAATGTTTCCACTTCTGCCAATGACCCCTTGAGCACTGACCCTCCTACTGGTTCTTTGGTGCAGCTCAGTAAATACTGTTCATGTTTAGGCTCTCCTCTTTGTCTGGGACTGAAACAATGCATTTCTATTGAAATATCATTATCAATTATATTCCTCCGTTTAACAAAAGTATATTGAGAAAGCCCAGTCGTGAAATGTAGACACTGCTACCATTTTATGCTAATTGGCTAAATCAAATTATATAAATTGAGAGGCCAGATTAATCCCAGTGCCAGACTCTGTGTAATTATTTATATCTATTATTCTACAGATCAGGGAGATAGGCCAAAACAGTATCTGGTGCAAAATAGGGAGGGACTGGGGGCTAATTAGAAATATCTTGCATGATacattaattacattaattAATTACAGTTTCTCTATCCCAATACTTTCCCCCTATCCTTCTCCCCACAACTGGGCTGGGAGAGGAGAACATTACAAACCAACAAGGAGCTTTACTCATGCTTAATCAAAGATGAAGTCCCTTATTTGCATTTCCAAGTGGAATTAATTAGAAGTGCccggattgtgtgtgtgtgtctttgctccGAGATATTCTTGCTGTGTATTTACGTGTTATACttgtgtatttctttctttcttcctcatgAGGAGCACATGGCATGTTAAGGTGTGAAGTTGGATGACCGGCTTTTGACAGTAAAAAGTATCAACTTCAAATTTGATATACGACATGTTAGGGACTTTTTGATCAAAAGTTGTATATTCAGTGAGCTTTCAACAGGGGCGTGGCCATGAAGGAGGAAGTTGTTATAACTCCTCTGTGCATTGTCTAATATTTTTTCTTACTTTCGACTGACATAGTTGGATGTCATACTGCAGACGTGAATATTATACTACTTTTCTTCAGACAAGGTATTTTTCACCTGGCAAAAGCTGTCATTCCTTTAAGTCAGCAGATGAGGTACTCAAACCTGTTTGCACCCCAAGGTAACAGACATCTATACGGTGATTGATACATGGGTGTATCTACATATCGGTAAATGTATGGATCTGAAAGGTAGTAGTTGAAAACCTCAAACCGTTTGGTAAGTCAGGCTTAATATGAAGCCCATTCTGCTTGAGCCATAAAACTGTAATACAAGTGTGCCATAAAACTGTGGGGttatatatttaacatataATTCAACAATCCTGTCAAGTTGCATACAGTAATATATCTGTTCATTTGgtccaaataaaacaattgGTCTTGTTTATGACAGTCCGGATAaatgctttttgttttacttattGATGGCTTTCGAGGCCTGAAGATGACGTCAACAATTAAAATAAGTGTTTCAAAAACAACTCACTAACCTTACCTTTAACTTATAGCAGCTTTTGTTTAAACACCAAATTTCGAAGTTAGCAAAAATGTTGAAACGTGACTAAAAAGATTTTCTTGTTGCTTAGGTGTTGCCTTTTACTCCTCATCCACATTGCCATTCTTTTAACAGgtgttctcctctgttcctAAAAATAATCTGCATCCACATCCATCCACCATCTATACAACTTATGCTTTGAGGGTTACGGGGGACTAGAACAAATCCAAATTGACATTGGTAGAAAGGTAGAATAGACCTTGGACAGGTCACCAATCTACCATAGAGCTGACAgacataaagagacaaacaaccaatgCCAATTAATATGGCAGCAGAGACACATGGAATATATAGCACATGACCTTGGCTCAGACTGTCTAACTCAATGTGTGGTAGTTTAGAGGGCAGCACCACAGGCAACACAGCAGACTCCCTCCCACCCAGCAACCCCATCCACACACGACCCCAGGCAATCTGTCTGACAGCCACCAATTAGGACTTTACCAGTAACTACCCAAAACCCTCATTAACAgttaattaaatcaaatctaTCTGGAATTATCTGTTGAAACCTGGGAGGAATACCCTCAACCCTCAAAGCTCCTGTGACAAGAAGCTAAGGCTGAGCTTTTGTTCTGAAATGTGCCCATTACCTGTGGCACTTCTGCAAATATGAATGGTGAAGTTGATTGTTTGATCTGTAGTAAAAGGTTAAAATTCCCATAACTTCTGGTCATATGTGTCCTTACGTGAGACTTCCTTTCACAGGCTGGAGACACTATCTTCACCCaaacatcaaatattcatgAACATGATCAGAAAGCAAAAAAACCTTGAGATTTCCACAAACTTTATTCCAAAAAGCAGTGTGTTAGCTGAAGCCTTTACACATTCTatttgaaaacaagaaaaatgttaaaatcctctttaatttaaatattaatttcacaaaaataacatcaatttatttattctgaaaCAGGTAACAAAAGGCTACAAAATGAGTGGAAATCTATGCACAGAATTAAAAACATAGGAAAGTACATGTGACTAGAGTGTACACAGGTAGCTTCCCTAATCCTCTTCCGCTTCTTGCAATCACTGCTTCACCATCAAGTGAATTTATATGTGTAAATGTCAAGGAACACAATTATTTTCCAGAGCACACATCACTACAGTACAGATCCTTGTTAGGTGATGGGTATGACAATATTAGCCATGCTAATATCTTATAGTATAAAGACAATAGAACCATTAGAAGCTACTGTTAGTTAACCTTAAGTTATATTAACATCTGGTAATGTTAACTGTAGAAGTGGAATAACAAACTGATGCAAGCTGACACTACACGTCATAACTGATGTGTTTGAAGCAGGAAAAATGTGAAAGTGTAAAGATCTGAGAAACTTTTACTAGTGCCATATTGTGGTGGCTAAATGAATGGGTCTGAGCTTTACCAAAACAGCAGCGATCTGGTATGGAATAGTCTGTGCCTTCAAAAAATGGTCAAAAGACACTTTTAAAAAGGAGCTTATTGGTGAGAGCACCTGAAAATCTGTTGCCAATAAGGCAAAAAGTGTGCATACATATTGGGGAGCAGcacctttgtctttctctctgcctgctTCGATGCTGGTTTGCTTGTTTGTGAGagccacatttattttatgcGTCAATTTAGGAATTTTCTTTGTTACCTCTGGTAAGGAGTGCGGTTTTCTTcagcatttatttgttttttcatttagcaggattatgcaaaaactactcaactgatttccctGAAGTGGTAGGACAGGACCAGAGGATAAagccattaaattttggtgcagatcaagataagttttttttccttctgcaagatgtgttttttgacatttccacaCATTTCCCACATTCATGGTTCTTGATGGAAAAATCATATTTCTGGGAATGATGTACATACAAACGTGTGCAATatggtgcagcttgtttgaatttTGTGCCATtcttgttacctccaccaaggaggttaggttttcattttgtttgtctgcaccctggaacttggtggaaggatgcagaatGGGAGCTCAGGAGAGAgctcattacattttgttgtggatCCAAATAAATGGGCAGATTCTGCACCCTTTTTCATAGAGTAAATTCAATCTATGGTTGTAGCGGTTGGgctctcacacacatcacattccgagtgacaggtacacagactaaagagtgaaagacaaatTCTTGGATGTCAGAAAGAACTGAATTGCATGCCATTTGCGTGTACAcgcacaactgcagctgaaactatgaggtctttATGGACAATAGCACAAGTTAGCACACAGCAAATAGCAGTGCACATAGTTATACAATGcagcaacagagcaaaacacaaagttagagTTGCTTGTTATTGAATTATTGTTATGAGTGTTAAAACATTTCTGGCCCATAATGAGACTGAGGCTGGACAAATGAGAATATGGCAGGTtgccacagtctagataattaatgaACAATGCTTTGCCATGGTGAAATTGGGCATTAGCCCTGGCGCAGGTTTACTTTCAGAGCACCATTTCTAGTTCTTTCAGTTGTTTCTTCCTTGCCAAGAAGCCCATTTTGAGTCCTGTCTGAGAGAATAGAATTTTGTACTTCTTTAAGTGTTAAGATTTcgaattgtgtttttcttttagtttggTATGATGGCCTGGGCTCttactgctgtttttttctttggctCTGTGCCTAAACACAATCAAttggaaataaaataagagaaagTTCCAAGTCTGAGCTTTAATTAGAATAGATTTATATCTATATAGGAACTGTGTGGGAGATAATAATGCAATAATGCAAGAGTTCAAAAAGAGTTGATACCTGGTAGCGCAGGTTGCCCACATACAGTTGCTTGAGTCCTGCGGCCACAGGTTTGGGTCTGACCCGACCTtcctctattctctctctctatttcatGCTTGTGCTGTCCGGtcaataaaaatctaaatataagaAGTAGTTTGCACTACTACTTCCAAAACGTTTCTTAGTCTGCTGGGTGTCATTTCAATGTTAGTTTGTGCACAAAAGAGCACTCAACTGACTAGAGTTACCATTTAGATAATCTAGATGTTCGAAAGATGAAAGTTGTGTCAAAGGTTAACACCAGTTAACAAACAGTTTGGCCTTTAATAATGATTTCACTGCAGATGAAAGCAGAGATCAGTTCCAATTGTTTTCTTTGCCATTAGCCATAGCAGGCTAGAACAGAATGAAAGGCTAATTCAaggaattaataaaaaaatgctCCTGAAATTTGCAACTGTATGTTAGAGTGCTTAGTTAACTTCTCTATTGTTGTCAAATTGTGTTGTTCAGTCAGAAACAAAAAGTGTGTTCTACTGTTGAGGTTATTCTTACATTAAGTAATAGGCCTACAAAATGATAAAAGGGATATA from Paralichthys olivaceus isolate ysfri-2021 chromosome 16, ASM2471397v2, whole genome shotgun sequence includes these protein-coding regions:
- the LOC109640988 gene encoding uncharacterized protein isoform X2; amino-acid sequence: MTLPGPNGGNLHPGANSAVPNCGPQDPGLHTNVSARPVFYVHAPPPPPFLHYQWPMPFSYNPFTGFPGMGYGMVMPPFPPPPYMDPSAYLFPQPHIQAVDYRRLLHPQVHAPSAPFYNPNQTCRVRPPHIVQHRETMNSEVQTEPLHRDAGGYGGGSLLASSDSGNGTASNSPSSSSSPLKRGSASVENHTLPSSNAEDFQISKASIAVKRGINVPHPANTVHSHIRATRETQKSCTDAINQENVPPCRGGHCNMWSVSSPDSIIPICSSSQEENEVAKERRVSIPDILMSWGGGTPQSKVIKMADKVLPYYNHKVLSQTELEHEMHLYQSPTVTHNAPVMTHANDAVGVLSSKASETFFKILKLPLAFSDARGDNELMELDGTLRPCLPCRDELLHSQNKSYKISDEQEDGNETNLEEDTPEVIHNQMPLNSCQIRKKMNESVWSVESLPPFIPSKEWLLQNGMLGPEVIVEMAEEAENCEQSTESDNLIVKDGKMKQHCRIPSADSVPLSDSCLTLRTTAQMPCPTKVPEMDYEMFTSERRGPTQGQGMSPENVPPMSIKGLQIKIKSPPIANDVDENGSSEPEANQSPNQERLIVNEQKEKTPCPPEQEAILLLSPTLTEAISSADQLIVQNIIDIEVEFASGSKLSHLRNEHLCVPGAKQVMTEVSPSKGHLVDCGIQCTVLQELCACKEMMGDMETTRMHPFKYSDVKMANKGQDEGFGIDGHMQKNQKRHKQWRNRGSAY
- the LOC109640988 gene encoding uncharacterized protein isoform X1; amino-acid sequence: MTLPGPNGGNLHPGANSAVPNCGPQDPGLHTNVSARPVFYVHAPPPPPFLHYQWPMPFSYNPFTGFPGMGYGMVMPPFPPPPYMDPSAYLFPQPHIQAVDYRRLLHPQVHAPSAPFYNPNQTCRVRPPHIVQHRETMNSEVQTEPLHRDAGGYGGGSLLASSDSGNGTASNSPSSSSSPLKRGSASVENHTLPSSNAEDFQISKASIAVKRGINVPHPANTVHSHIRATRETQKSCTDAINQENVPPCRGGHCNMWSVSSPDSIIPICSSSQEENEVAKERRVSIPDILMSWGGGTPQSKVIKMADKVLPYYNHKVLSQTELEHEMHLYQSPTVTHNAPVMTHANDAVGVLSSKASETFFKILKLPLAFSDARGDNELMELDGTLRPCLPCRDELLHSQNKSYKISDEQEDGNETNLEEDTPEVIHNQMPLNSCQIRKKMNESVWSVESLPPFIPSKEWLLQNGMLGPEVIVEMAEEAENCEQSTESDNLIVKDGKMKQHCRIPSADSVPLSDSCLTLRTTAQMPCPTKVPEMDYEMFTSERRGPTQGQGMSPENVPPMSIKGLQIKIKSPPIANDVDENGSSEPEANQSPNQERLIVNEQKEKTPCPPEQEAILLLSPTLTEAISSADQLIVQNIIDIEVEFASGSKLSHLRNEHLCVPGAKQVMTEVSPSKGHLVDCGIQCTVLQELCACKEMMGDMETTRMHPFKYSDVKMANKGQDEGFGIDGHMQKNQKRHKQWRNRGSEKYNRQQEAFSGYYGKSGKTKGGNGRYQGAEY